The DNA segment tatccacactagcaagtatgtggtgaatccttgacaacaaagcatcgactcctatatgtgtcgtaactgcacccaatctcgacacctgatgaccccaatagagtcggtaaatgagtcaaagtacagtactagcatatagagtctcaatgatgtttcaagtagtaaggactaatggtgtacaaccaaaaccacggactttatccactagataagtgataaccacttggaaagtccggatagggtagttcgatcattcatcgtatgaatatccatttgcatgctttgaacatctctatgttccataccaatgaaacgtggtactcggcatcgcaaatgctagtctcaatctcgagcgatccttatccttattaacggacggctcaatcgactagaaactgtttagaatatacagtgactataagatgtgtttcatgatagccatccccatgtgccaccacatcttacatacactatagtatattcaaggtcttcatctaaacatcttatagtatgtcacaacataataatatgataaaagataaagtaaacgccattataaaagtgtaaattatattaaacaaaagattgtttatacatagagtcataaaagcccttagccacaagttggctcaccgggcacccactctttcagctgCGACATTTCACTGATGACTTGAGGTCCGACATCGAGCTTATGTTTCCATGGCAGACGTGACAAAGCACAAGGTAGTGGTTAGTCGAGCGTACCAATCCGAGAAGGGGAGGAAGGAGATGCAGGCTGATTTTTCAGAAGCAGAGGTAGTTCTAGCAGTCATTTAGAGGACATTCTTGGCAGCAGCCAGCGAAGAAGTCTTATTTTGGGTCGTCTAAGGGATCAGATTCTCCTAGACCGCGTCAGTAGCAGTAGAGACCGCAAGGCTAGTGGGGACAACATATATAGGGGTAGTTTCCCCTAGCACTGGAGGTGTACCTTTCTGCAGACAGTGTCAGAGGCCTCATGCTGGAAAGTGTTTGGTTGGTTCAGGCAGGTGCTACCATTGCGAGGATCCGGAACGATTTCGAGGAACTGTCATAGGGCGACGCAGACCATAGGGCGCTTGTTTGTGTTGTAGGCTGAGGATGCAGATCAGGATACTTCTCTTTTCTCGGATAATCttaatttgtgttcttaaatTCAGTTATTGCGATGCTTAGTTAAGATTTTCATTGGAAATTGCTTAACTATTGTACTTGTGTTTTAGAAATAGATGTGTAGGATGAGAATTCTGAATTGGTGAAATTTGCATGCTTAGGGTTGAACTTTAGATGTTAATTGGTTGCTCTTGAAGAACGGTCTATATCTGTTGGAAAATCTTTTGCGTACAGTAAAGATTAGTGACCGCTTAATTCAGtatttactagcaagtgcactaggtcgaGTAATAGTAAAATGGATAGAGagttcaagtatcgatcccacagggactgttgtcaattctcaagatttgattattttacttaatctagacaaaataataaaacgagttctaagaattaataaaatttaataactaaaataaaataagaattaaaatagaagaagaataaattcaattaaatagagacaaccaagacatacGCAGGTACTgaacaaattatgcaaacacATGTAAAATTAAGGATTCCGATTTATCTTAAATCACGACgaattctcctaaattatttaacagtctatttctagaacaattaaacctattcaaatattgacggatcaatctttcataattcaaatcaaattcgaatgcattaggaattatgagaattcagttttcacctaaaccgcatactgaaaccgaataatATTTCTaatcggtttaaccatatgttaattattggagtgatcaaaatcaattcctaaccATTCGACTCGGAATTAATTAACAAtcaagtaaataattgatcaggttattcacaagaaagaatttaaatccaataatcaataatttgaagaaagatctgaaaatcccaaatcaaaatccacatgttgaacataaaattgttcggcccaatctcgtcgtcttggttgaagaaaaactaatcaataaacgaaaatatagttcaaacaaaagtttaataataaaaaaaagggaAGAAAAACTAGAATGGAGCGTTCTTCGATCTCCAAGCCTCCTAGCCGCCGCCTCTCTAATGCGATTTGAACTCTTTAATCACGTTCTGAACTCTCTTATTTATATGTAtttgaaagcccataaaataaagcccagaaatttaaaaattttaatttccaaaattttatttttttgattctaAGACATTtgtaatgaactgggctggcccaATTCATTCTTGctctcatgatcttctcccccctggtggggagtttttgccctccccaggattcaaACTTTGCACTCcaggtcataaatgcaatgttccctCAACCCTGGTAccgctcaatggtaccaggattgagggaacattgcatttatgacctgGAGTGCAAAGTTCGAATCCtagggagggcaaaaactccccaccaggggggagaagatcatgagagCAAGAATGAATtgggccagcccagttcattacaAAAAAGGGTGCCCTTTTTAtgtaatgaactgggctggcccagttcattcttgaactcatgatcttctcccccttggtggggagtttttgccctcccctgGATCAGGGTCCGTGCCCACCTCCGGGTGCCCTCGACCTCATTTTTTTTTCCTCGCGACATGTCCGGACCCCGTTCCACCTCCCTGCATGGATCCGTGCATACATATGTGACAGCGcacagttttcttgaaaaaatcatttcttgagttctagctgtcggatcgagccaaaatttggacagcagcttcaaaacatcttgaacttgatttttaacggtggagattggattttattctatctaaaataaaatatgatttttgaatcatggctgctccgtaattcattcttcaaaaatccattttcctacaaaattaacccggagagtgagaaatacacacacatgcactaaaacacataaaaatattatgaatgcacacaaaatagatataaaaataGCACGAAATAATTCATACAgaatgcacttatcaattagCATTAGAGGTATTGTTACGTTTGTGTTGCTAGATTTTGGAGCTACAATTTCTTTTATCTCTCAGTAGTTTTTGAGGATTTTTAGTAATTGTTTACTATAGGTTAGATGCGAATGTTGGGTCGGAGAGAATGTTTTGAGAATTCTCTTAGAGATTTGATTGATTGCTATTGAGGAATtcagatttcatttttctcaggaatcgttgagccaaatgattcggGTGAAGGGTACTATTGAGAGATGAATTAGTTTGTTGCAgatatgaaattttggaatttggtgatagtcctaattgaataattaattattgattgACGTTTAGTTGATTTTGTGAAGGATTGGGAAGATTCTTTTGGGAtagagaaaaatcagttacGTGAGCCATTTTATCGATTATCTCCGAAAATATTGGAATCTTTCTTGTAGTTCATGCATTCCTTGATTCGCATGATATTGTTCATTGAAGATTCAGTCAATTTGGCTTCGAATGATATTTCGGTTATGAATTTCGGAAATTCATATTTCTTGAGAACTTGAATTCTAAATCTAGACATGGATATTGATTTGGGTGAGTATTGTTATTCTATTCCATTGGGATctcgattttattttgttgacatcGGATTGCACCTTgggattttatttctttttcgtTGAGTGAGTGCGGATTTCCTCGTGTGTAAGCCACGCTGACaaccttgattttgatttgtattgatGATGGGACATGATGTCATACCTGTTGACAGGTGATCAcctgatttgatattgattgattggCTCGTATCCTTGTTCATGGAGCCTTGAATTGATTCGCTCACCCCTTGTATTAGACTGCAAACGAGTTGTTTTCTTTTAGCAGATTTGTTTTCCAgattattgtattttgatattgttctgAACCATGTCCCTTCGATTTCGATTTGATTATAACCCAGCAAGTTATTTATTGAGCTGATTTATAGTGAACGTCGTCTTGACATTGTTTTGGTTCGTAACTGATAGTGATTGTTAGCACAATTAGAATTTAGTGTTGGCGGTCTCCAGATATAATCGTGAGACTGTTGATATAGAGGTTTTGTTAAGAGCCTGTTGTGATTGaatttcagggctcttgggagtcGAGACTACATTTAGTGGAGTTCATCTATAGCATCAGTTGTCAGgagtctataggtatggctccatacgAGACTTTTTCAAAACAAAGTGTAGATCTCCCGTGCATTGGGACGTTAttggcgagaggattctctTAGGTTTCGAGTAATTTCAGCAGACTGCAGTTATCGTGGTTCCAATTTGGGATAAGATGAGGGCCacacagagtcgtcagaagagttatgttGATCGACGACTACGAGACCTTGAGTTTGCTGTTGGAGACCATGTGTTTGTGAGGATTGCGCCCATGAAAGGCATGATGCGTAATGGATATGAGCCTCTGCAGTTGGCGTCAGAATTGTCGTCCGAGGAACGAATAGAGCAGATCTTAGCACGGGAGGAGCAGAGACTTAGAACGCGAGTTTTTCCCTTGGTCAAGATCCCGTGGTAGAATCAGTCAGAGGAGGAGGCTCTTTGGGAGGCCGAGGTCGTTATGCGGACGTATTGTCCAGAGCTTATCGGTACTTActccaatttcgaggacgaaattccatttaagggggagagagttgtaacgccccaaaaatttattatcgaattaatttgaaattaaaataattattgatttggaaaaataattatctatgccagataatttaattgtAGAAATTTATCAGTTTGGGTGACTGGTCAAAGCCTAAGattgactcaatttatttattggaaaTTAATTGGTCTAGTTGCCAAGTCAAAGTTCGCTATTTCAGATAattgtaaaaatgtgttaaattacatattggagtaaaataacacaagagcATTAAAATGGATCAGACCGGGTCATTTTAGGaccaaattttataatattaagtggTACACTCTCTCTCACGCACTAAACCCCTAAAACATGCACTAAAACCCTAACCCCCAAATCGATCTTCCCGTCACCGACCTCCGACCGCCGCCTTTCCCCGTCGATTGATCATGCCATCTTGTAGCTCTCGTCGAGGCGGTCACAAACATACCAAGAATCGTGAGTTTTGGTGTCCGATTTGGTGAGCACGAAGTCGAGAAAGGGGCGACACTATTCATCGTCTTCTTCGCATGTAATAGTCAGATTTTAGCTCAATTGAGCTTGTTTTTGGGCTGCTAAACGGTATTAGGATGTGTTTAGACCATTTTCCAACCTTAACCCGTCATTTTTAGGCCATTTTCAGGCATAGATCGGAGCTTGGAAGCTCGCCGCCACCGCCACTGTCTTTTTGCCGATTTCGGCCGCCACGATTGTCCATTCCGGCCGTGGCCTAGTCCGTTAGAATTTTCTCGTTGAGCTCTACAACCCTGCCAAATTTCGTGAATTTTGGAGTTGATTTGCAGATCGCCGCCGCGCCGCCGTCTTTCCCAATTTTCCGACGAGTTTTGacatgttaaccatttttgatcgGTTCGAtgtgatagatccaaatatccaagtttcgagtcgagattcaaaATCGTTAAGCAGTGAGAGCACAATAAAGTTCGgtaattttttttgtcaaagtTTGACTAAAGTTGACtagggttgacttttgaccgttatgtgatttttcgcagatcggaagctaGTTGAGAATAATTAGAGGCAAAAATCAGCAGTTTAGGGATTTGAGTTTCCAGAATTGGATAATTATGAGATTCCCGAGTCCCGATATGCATAACCGCAACCGTATAAgtttttcgtgcgttttaaacgcaaagacatgttatacccttccttGCTCACACcgtttagatcagtatattcactgttttggttattaaattgtgttgttgcatttgtatgtggatataatagctcaaattttaactcatgcattattcacgtttttatgtattgtggatgatttttctgccaTGGCTAGGTCttagttgttgttcaatggTTGATGGTTGGATTAGGTTTCTTTGGTTGTTggtttaagatgtcttgaactagtgtcGGCTAGGTGAACAGTTGGATTGTTGTAAGGGTGGTCTACCTAGCGGGCAGCTCAAGCAGGGCTCGGGCGAGTGGGTTGTCCGGGTCAGATAAagtgtattagggtcatatgttatggtttggtttcggattattttattttgggccgggtaatttatttaagagtttaagtgtctagtttattcattgggtcaattttgttattgggcctaagatgtttattggacttaatttatttattgggtctaagatgtttattgggcttgagttatttatttgagctaaaatgttatttgggcttgcatgaattgatttagttattgagtcaagcttattgggcttaagatagttattgggggcttaatttattaattgggctaAATTCATTAATgggcctaagttgtttaatttatttggttgagcTAAATTCTAAGTCGGGCTAAGTACTATTGGGCCAATCTAAGTCTGATCTGGGTCATTTTAAGTGTGATTGAgctagtctaagtatttttgggccagtataaatgttaatgagtcagtctaagtttatgggctttagttaaggggcaaCAACTCGAACTATCCAATGGcaaacaaaatagtccgtaaatatatatttaatagatgtatatgtatattttgacataagtatgatttttattatgaaaaatgaattaaatatatatttacgggcaaaattttaagaaaaaggatatttctaagttcatgactcatgcatatattttatgATGAGAAAACGGGCATgtaatgaaaatattttttgggaAGTTGAAGTTATTTTTGACAAACACGGgactggaggtcgggataccgggcccgatgacctttccacttgcgattatgagcctatggatccccaaaggttgggtgaagtggcatagggcgttagggatacaccccacaggccgccaccaggtacgatggatttagattgatcaatcgaattaggttGCACTTCACTGACATGACCCacaggaaaataatttttatgtttatggcATGTCAatgtttatgttatgtattatgttacgtattatgctatgatttagattacgacacagtttatgcatacgattttacgatcatgcatgcattagaatccttaggttatttttatatacgttatgtgattgcatgtggttttatttagtagtactcgttattaaaggtagagcatgctggacctttaggctcactagatctaaatggtgtgcaggtgagttttatgttattcaggaggttgTGATCCCGACTGGTGGTGGAGACCTCTGTGCATCCGTGGagagctagcacacccgtgaccttcgccagctcatgtttcagttgatttagtttatgatgaaatattttatgtattgagccattttccgcacatgtttactatttctcattagtttgcatacttttgagattatagtcgtttgcatgaattttaacctgttcgagtttttaaacttttaagatgcaatcgatttttattatgcattaaattttatgaaaatttattttaagtatagatgcatatgtatgggcatatatgtaatatttaaaaaaaaaatttacaagttAGGTTCGTTTCATGTCATGTTTTGCTTTATGTGATGACACAACAACCAACATCCACAACTCGAAATTTCACAAAGTTTGCATGTATCATTATTACACCGGATAATTCACTTGAAAATTTTGCCATAACCATCTTGTTCCCCCCTTTTTATTTATCGACCGAGATAAACAAAGCAAACGCATCAATTGGGGCACACCTGCAACAATAGGCAGTAAAATTATTCAGGGTGAAGCAGGCAACTTTATAGTGCAATATGATGAGTAACACTTGAACTCTTTATGATCAATCTTATACAAGTATCTGCACAAAAACCCAGGCAAGTTTGATTAATGAACCGGAATGGGAAAATTTTCACAGGGTTTGTAAAAAATAattagggaaaaaaaaaaagaatgagaCGTCGTGACAATATAAGAGGTAGTAACCTCAGTCCCTCGCCTCAGGTGGCGTATCGGGTTGCCTTCCTGGCATAGCATCTTGAAAAGCAGGGTGATCCTTGTATGACTCGTTAATTCTGGACAAAAGAGGGAATTCATCCTGCCCACCATACAATGCGACCCAAATTAAAACCATCCTCGAGTTAAAACAATTACCAGATGATATGGACAAAACAACAATTTTTTCAATACATTTTTAGCAACAGATCCAAGTAAACTAGCAGAAAGAAAGCTTTATACTGAAGATAACGAATGAAATGTCAATGATAAAACTTGAAAAAGTGCATATAACTCTGTTTAATTgaattttcaagaaaaaataAGCTTGCGAATACATGATGGAATCTCATAGAGGGTCTACCATGTCAAGATTGAATCTTCGGATTGCACCATCAATCTGGGGTGCCAAAAACAAGTCAGCCTGCAAGTTGATAATAACatgaataaaatgaaataaaagagATTAAGATAATCTATAGGAAGAGGCATTGTTTTGATGTAAATATGTATCAGGACAGAGATGcaccaaataaacttcatccCCTGTGGCATATTTTCCAGCATAAGTATGTAACAGCTTTTCCAGAGCTGCATATTTTACATGAAATCAAATGAGAATAATGGTTTCCCGAAAACATAAAATTCATTATGGTAACACAAGTTTGCCAGGAATTCGGAGAATGAAGATATTCAAGAATCTTTTTTACTGTAAGGACAAGTTACTCAAGAATAAGTTGGCGTTGATGTCAATATGGATTCACCATTTTTTTGTTAAGCAATTCATTTAAGATCACAATTTGAGTGCTCTGTCTTCTCTCTCAAATAAGATAACAGTAAACATTTCACACTTCAATTTGATGAAGTATATAgagttaaaataatgcatcattaACACTTCCCAGATCAACTTTCAATTTTGAATGTTTATTCATGCTATTTAATATAGACAATAAAAATTGACAACGTATTAAGCGCCTAGTTTACCACTGAATCCTTTCCTTATATGACCCTGAACCCAAGCAAGCAACTCATCTGGACcaagtttttctttgatataTCCCTGAAAAGCAAGAACAAACGATTATCAGCCTTCTCAAACAAGTATGTGCCACTCATATCTATTTTCAGGCACTTCTCTAATGAAAGAAACGCAATTTCAAATGTACTCACAATGACGGGTATATTCTGAAAAGGCTGTATGTTTGCACAAACTATATTTGCTGCCTACAATACATAAGAGCAGAAGAAACACAGTTAGCACTCAATGTAATAGGGCAAATGGAGAAAGCCTAAATCTGATTGTAGTCCTAACCGGGGTAAAAATGCCTACAAAGATAACAGAGAAACAACCACTGATTATAATCTTATCCAAAAAGTAAACAATAACTGACAAGCGTGCAAGAATGTAGCTATTTTGTACTGACACACACCCAGAATTTTCGCCATGATTCTTAAGAGTAAATACGCAAACGGCATAACTGACATATGGGAGGATCTAAGGTCCAGGTGAGGGGTGACTGGACACATTTCAGGCCAAACATTGTACTTTTTGTAAAGTTGGACATccatttttaaatgtttttcaTTGAGGAGGGGATGATAGCCCTCCCTCTTGAGGGGACGAAAGACAAATTCTTGACCTGGTAATTCACAGCTTCTTTCTGAGGATCCTGTGGCAGCAATGGATGATGAGGATACTTCTTTTCTAAATACTGCACATTACAAAGGATCATCACCCATCTTCAACAAAACCGCATAATCCTAGAATTTAATTCATACAATAGATCTGTTATGAACGAAGAAACTTGCCATCAAAATGGAAAACGAGTCAGCAATCAGAATGTCATCATCAATCAGCACTGGCACCTGTCCTACGGGGTTAAGCTTCAAAAACTCTACAATCCCAACAAAAGCCACAATCATTCCACAAAGTATAGCAGAGTATTTCATCAAATTAAGATGCGTAAATATTGCCAAAACCTACAACTTTGCTGGGTCCGAAGAAAAAGAGCCAAACCTGGAGATTTCTGTTCTCCTTGGAGCAAGTTGATTGAAATGTAATCATATTCCAATCCTGTTGATTAAATAGGCAAAAATCAATCATGGGTTCATGAGAAACTAaccacaaaattaaaaaaaaatcaatctaaATGAACAAGAAATTCCGGACCTTTCAATATGAGAGCAATCCGCACGCGGCAAGAACAAGAGCTCCGCCAGTAAGAGTAAAGCTTCAGCTTCTTCGACCCCTCTTCACTTGCCTGAAAATTGAGTGTTCATATctaaattttagagaaaatcaaCGTGAAAATGGGTAAAGAATGAAATTTGAAGTGATTACCATGATGGAATGAGGCGTGACTGCGAATGAGGATAACCTGGAAAACAAATATTGTATTCTTTTCTAACTCTTGTCCTATTTAAAAAAAGGATcgaatatataatttagttgTATGACCTTGTGTTTACTtaataacaaattaaaaaaaagtttaataaattttaaaaaccaaaTTTTCTTTATGTTTGGGTCAACCAATTATGATCTTGGGTCGACTGGCCTGCTTGGGGTCGACCCAAGACTGCTCATGCTTGGGTCGACCTAACTTGTGCTGCGGAAAGATGTTTTCGCACCGCGTAATTAAGTATAGCGTGCCGCGAAAAAATCATGTTTCATTAAATTCAGGATGCGATACATAAGAGATTATGTTGATTATTAATTTCATAATACATTTTTGTTTGTAAcacatttatttgtatttttaacatttttgtttgtaaaaaaaaattaggcacttaaataattttttccttGCTAATTTTACAATTTTGATCAAAATTTACATAATTTTGACATATAATTGTATATGTTGCAACATATTGATCCATTAATTTCACAAGTTTGTTCCATAATCGTACacattttaacatatgaattcattaatttcacaagtttgaccgataattacataattttgaCATGTAATTACACAATTTTGTTTAATGTTTATTGACAATTGTACCTTTTTTAACAATTTATCCACTAATTTCACGAGTATGTTTTATATTCGTACATATTAACATATGAAACCACAAatttcacatgcatgtttttatccACTAATGTTGACCgataatcgtacatgttttaacatatgaaccCACTAATTTTACATGTATGTtctataatcgtacatgttttagCACATGAATCCGATAATTTCACAAGTATTTTGACctataatcgtacatgttttaacatatgaattcattaatttcacaaatatgtataatcgtacatgttttaacatatgaatccgccAATGTtacaaatatattatataatcatacatgttttaatatatgaatccAGTTATTTCACAAACTATAACATTAGttagtataatatatatatccattATTTTCCAAGATTATGTTGTATGATTATAAATATTGTAACATATTAATCGAtcaatttcacgattatgttatatgattatacatatcgTAAAATAT comes from the Henckelia pumila isolate YLH828 chromosome 1, ASM3356847v2, whole genome shotgun sequence genome and includes:
- the LOC140874674 gene encoding glutathione S-transferase zeta class-like, translating into MASEEGSKKLKLYSYWRSSCSCRVRIALILKGLEYDYISINLLQGEQKSPEFLKLNPVGQVPVLIDDDILIADSFSILMYLEKKYPHHPLLPQDPQKEAVNYQAANIVCANIQPFQNIPVIGYIKEKLGPDELLAWVQGHIRKGFSALEKLLHTYAGKYATGDEVYLADLFLAPQIDGAIRRFNLDMDEFPLLSRINESYKDHPAFQDAMPGRQPDTPPEARD